The Comamonas endophytica genomic sequence CCCCGGCAACGCGTCTTCCGCGATGCACAAATAGATAATCCACCACGCTACCCGTCTTAGCATCGGTCATGCTCGGATGAGGCAAGCGCTCTCGTTCCCAGGCCTCGACTGCATGGCCCACGACGGCATCAATCGGCTTCGTGAAGGCGGTGGACGTCTTGTTAACGGGCACGTCGAGAAAACACGTCGGTGAAGCAGCCACATCGTTGGGGCCTGGTTGCCAGCGGATACAACCGATCTGCAGCCGCAGCGATTCGTCGCGGCGTAGTCCTGCGAACAGCCAGAGTACTGCCAGGGCCCGAATCATCGTGATCGGATAGCGTGTTGGTTGATCGGCACAGCCTTGCCGACTTGGGGTAGGTTTCAAGTCTTCTTCACTCAGATTGAGACCCGCCCACATTAGCTTTGCCCACGCGCCGTCGGCCACGATGCGTGGCTGGGGTCCGATCAGTACACCGACGGCGCGCGGCAACCCGAGCGCGCGCACCGGATCGAAGCGTTGAGGGATCCACTCCCATTCCTGAAGGTCACGGAAGAAGCTGCGAACGCTACGCAGATGCGAAGCCTTGGCAGCAGGCTTGAGCGGGTCACCACGCTGCTTCAGGTACATGCCACCGGGATTCGACCATCGGCCAATCGTCATTCGGGCAACAGTCGCCACGTATTCCAGCGCCGTCGCGCGAGTCCAGTCGGCAGGACTATTGATCTCAGGATGTATTTCGGCGAGCCAGCGACCACACTTCAGCAGCGCATAGTAGTCTCCCGTGATCGAGGAGGCAGCTCGTACGGCAGTGGCTCTCCAACGCTCGCACCACTGCAGCCACTCATCTGGGATACCGTCGGTCGCACGGTACTCGTCTGCCGGACGGCGACGATCGTTGACGCGGTGATCCAAGCCATGCGTGAGCAACTTCAGACGCACCAATGTCCGAGAGAGTGTTGCAACCCCACTGCGAATGAATGCCGCACCGGTTCGAGCAACTTGCTGCAATGTATGAAGGGTCAGGTCGTCGATACGTGGACTGCGTTGGATGAGCAGCGCGGTATAGAGCGCGTTCGAAACGCTGGGCCGATGGACCGACCTAAAACCGACCTTGCTCATCTCGTCGAAAACTTGGCGGTTGGCGTGCTCTACGGCTTCGCGTCCGAACACCTTGATCGCGAGGCGGTACGGGAAGAAGCGTCCGATCTCCGGGATCCGATCAAAGCCGCACAGGAGATAGGCCACTGCGATAACGTACTGGCGGCAGTTGCCGTTGCCCCCGTAGCGACTTCGGAAGGCCGCTTCGCTGCTGCACAGCACGTCGAGCCAGTCATCACTGGTCCATCCCCAGTAGGCGATACCGCGGTATTGCATCTCGACAATCACAAGGTGAATCACAGAATTGCGTGGCGCCTGTGCGGCAGGTATGCGTTCCAGCAGTTCGTGAAGCGGGCATAACAGTCGCGCCAGTGCTTTACGGGACGCTGTGGGCCATTGCCGTCCATGGCTAGCGAAGTGCACGCGAAGCACCTCCAGTGCCGCACGCTCGTTGGCAGCAAGCACAGGGCTTTGTTCCTTGAGCGAAAACGACTTTTGCGGTATCGCATTCGCCGGCGCGATCGCGTTCGCCACATTGCTCATGCTGAGCCTCCCCGGAGTTGGTCCAGTCGTGCCTCATGGACCGCAGCCATGCTGCGGGTAAACCGGTCTGAGAGATCACGCGCGCTCAGATGAATGTAGAGCAAGGTCGATTGAATGCAGCGATGGCCGGCAAAACGGGCGATCTCCTGGATGTCCCAGCCAGCACGTGCCAGGTCCGTCAGGCAGAGGTGACGGAAGCTGTGGGTCGTCAGTGCGGGCACCCCGGCGTGCAACGCGAGCCTGTGTACTACTTTCGACCAAGTCCACTTGGTCAGGGGCGTCGCTCGATTGCGTGAGGACTCCGATAGGAACAATGGACCTCGCGGGCTGCCCAAGCGACGACGTTCGGTAAGGTAGGCCACGTAGAGCTCTGCGCTCACCACCGAGTAGGGGACAATTCGCTCCTGCCGGGTCTTGGTCGTCTCGGCCCGAATGCGAAGCAGGCGTCTTGCCGGATCGATGTCTCCCGTGGCAAGCGAACACAGTTCCTCCCGACGCAGCGCACAGTCATACGCAAGGGCGAGCATCAAGCGGTTGCGGACTGGCTCGCTGCGCGCCGTGCACAGTAAAGCCTGCCAATCCGAATCGTCGGGAATCCAGGGAAGCCGCCGCTGAATGGGGATGAGGCCGCGTTGTCCGACACCGAACCCACCGGAAGCGGCTCCGCGTCGCCCGCGCGCGACAGGATTCGTTGTGCGCACACCCTCTTCGACCAAGTAGTCATAGAACAACCGGACAACGGTGAGCCGATGGCGGATGGAAGCGTTGGAAAGAGCGGAGACGGTGCTGGAAGGGACCTCCACGCCACAGGAGCGCCCAGCCAGTTCGCGCACGTAAGCAGCGATCTGAGCGCTCCCAACACTTGTGACATTCAACTCCATCCGTCGACAGAAACCGAGGTAGTGATCCAGCCCACGCGCGTAGGCGGCGACGGTATTGGGAGCTCTTAGCAGATCAACCTGCAAGGACACCCACGCGTACGCAAGGGCATCGCTGCAGAGGTTCGCCAACGCACGCCAAGGTTCTGTAGACATCGTGCCTCCTGGGGATTGCCTACGCTACTCCAGTTGGGCACGGCAGTCAGTCAGACATTCCACGTAATAGATAGGCCAAGGCGCTTGGAATCAAGATGGGCCAGCCGCACTTCGAGATCCGGCACCTGGAGCAGAGCGCTGGACTTGTCTGCCTGTCAGCGAATTTCGAGCTCTACGGCGACATCAGTGACCGGATGATGACGCT encodes the following:
- a CDS encoding tyrosine-type recombinase/integrase — protein: MSNVANAIAPANAIPQKSFSLKEQSPVLAANERAALEVLRVHFASHGRQWPTASRKALARLLCPLHELLERIPAAQAPRNSVIHLVIVEMQYRGIAYWGWTSDDWLDVLCSSEAAFRSRYGGNGNCRQYVIAVAYLLCGFDRIPEIGRFFPYRLAIKVFGREAVEHANRQVFDEMSKVGFRSVHRPSVSNALYTALLIQRSPRIDDLTLHTLQQVARTGAAFIRSGVATLSRTLVRLKLLTHGLDHRVNDRRRPADEYRATDGIPDEWLQWCERWRATAVRAASSITGDYYALLKCGRWLAEIHPEINSPADWTRATALEYVATVARMTIGRWSNPGGMYLKQRGDPLKPAAKASHLRSVRSFFRDLQEWEWIPQRFDPVRALGLPRAVGVLIGPQPRIVADGAWAKLMWAGLNLSEEDLKPTPSRQGCADQPTRYPITMIRALAVLWLFAGLRRDESLRLQIGCIRWQPGPNDVAASPTCFLDVPVNKTSTAFTKPIDAVVGHAVEAWERERLPHPSMTDAKTGSVVDYLFVHRGRRVAGAYLNRALIPLLCRKAGIPLEDARGRITSHRARATIASQLFNAREPLGIFELQAWLGHASPQSTQHYVTVTPTKLAGSIERAGYFERNLRTIAVLVDQDAVRSGAAARGEPWRFYDLGHGLCTYDFFDQCPHRMACAKCSFYLPKDSAKAQALEAGANLTRMLQEIPLQDTERAAVEDGIEAMEKLVDSLSHTITPDGRTPNAIKKTQRP
- a CDS encoding tyrosine-type recombinase/integrase, coding for MSTEPWRALANLCSDALAYAWVSLQVDLLRAPNTVAAYARGLDHYLGFCRRMELNVTSVGSAQIAAYVRELAGRSCGVEVPSSTVSALSNASIRHRLTVVRLFYDYLVEEGVRTTNPVARGRRGAASGGFGVGQRGLIPIQRRLPWIPDDSDWQALLCTARSEPVRNRLMLALAYDCALRREELCSLATGDIDPARRLLRIRAETTKTRQERIVPYSVVSAELYVAYLTERRRLGSPRGPLFLSESSRNRATPLTKWTWSKVVHRLALHAGVPALTTHSFRHLCLTDLARAGWDIQEIARFAGHRCIQSTLLYIHLSARDLSDRFTRSMAAVHEARLDQLRGGSA